Genomic window (Moraxella haemolytica):
TTTATGAGCATCATGGGATATCCTTGCGTGGTACAGCTCGTGCAATTTTATCCAATCTGACAGGTGGTCAAAGACAAGGTGGCTCAACCATCACACAGCAACTTGTCAAGAATTTTTATCTAAATTCAGAACGCAGTTTAAAGCGAAAAGCCAATGAAGCCATTATGGCACTACTGCTTGAACTGCATTATGACAAAAATGAGATTTTACTAGCCTATCTTAATGAGATTAACTTAGGACAAAATGGCAATCGCTCAGTAAACGGTTTTGGGATTGCCTCACAGTTTTATTTTAACAAGCCTCTTTCTGAGTTGCGTTTAGACCAATACGCTTTATTGGTTGGCATTGCCAAAGGCTCTAGTTATTACAACCCAAAAAAACACCCAAAGCGTGCCACCGACAGACGAAACACCGTCTTGCATAATATGCTCACCATAGGAAAAATCAGCCAAAGTGAGTATGATAATGCCATCCAAAAACCCTTAGATGTGGTAAAAACTCCGATTATCGCCAAAAGTCGTTTTCCTGATTTTTTTGATGCCATTTCTCGAGAGTTAAAAGCATATTATAAAGAAGAGGACCTACAAAACAGAGGGCTTCGCATCATCTCAACGCTTGACCCCATCGCCCAAAATCATGCCAATAACGCCGTCATCAATGGCACAAAAAACCCCTTACAAGCCGCCTTGGTCAGTGCCAATCCTAACACAGGTGAGGTGGTTGCGTTGGTAGGTGGGCGTGGTGATTTTACAGGTTTTAACCGTGCCATTGACGCTAAGCGACAAGTCGGCTCATTATTAAAACCTGTCATCTACCTAACCGCTCTGCAATCGGGACGCTACAACTTAGCCAGCAGTGTCGATGATAGCCCTACTAACTACAACATTGATGGGCAGTCTTGGACACCAAGAAACTATGGTGGCATCTCACACGGAGCAACGCCACTAACCAAAGCCCTTGCCCACTCGTACAATCAAGCAGCGGTCAATCTTGGCATGGAATTTGGATTGCATAATTTTCAAAAACAACTACAAGCACTAGGCATCAACCAAAGTTTACCACCCTACCCATCAATACTACTTGGAGCGGTAGATTTGACCGCCATGGACATACTGGGTGTGTATCAGATTTTCGCTACAGGTGGTGTTAGTACACCATTACACACCATCAATAAAGTCATTGATGATAAAGGCGTCATACTCCAAAACAGCGATCAACGCACCCAAATTCGCCTATCGCCTGAAGCCACTTATCTAACCAACTATGCCATGCAACAGGTATTCATTCAAGGCACGGCAAAGGCGGGTAATTTTAACAGCTCTTTAAATCTGGCAGGCAAAACAGGCACAACCAATGACGGTCGTGATGCGTGGTTTGCAGGATATAGTGGTAATTATGTCTCGGTAGTCTGGGTTGGACTTGATAACAACAAACCCTTGGGATTGACAGGTAGCTCTCACGCCCTACCCATTTGGCGACGCTTCATGCAGTCGCTCAACCATACACCCGTCCAACTTGACCAGCCTAGCGGTATCGAATGGCAATGGTTGGATAATGGCACAGGTCTTTTGTCCCAAGAATACTGTCAGCACGCCGTACGACTACCCATCATCCGCCAGTACACACCTGCTCAATACGCCAATTGCGTCATTGATGGATTTGGTAATGATGTGGCATATGTTGAAAATGGCTGGATAGATACAGACATGATTCATCAAGAGTATCACGATGGCTATGGCGAAGAGAGTGTCGCACCCCAAGAACATCGGCACGCACCAAATGAACAAATAGACTTAATAGAGAACGAGAGTATGGCATACTAAGCCAACCACCTTGTGATATATCCATCATGATGTCTCAATGCCGAACAACATCGTGATACAAATGGCAATACCGCAAGCGACAAAGCCTGCCATATCTGCTATAATAACCAAAATCTATCACAAACTTAGCTCTCACTCATCAATTTAAGGCGAAAATTATGTCATGGCAACAACTACACCTGCAATGTTCACAAGATAAAGTTGAGCTTGCCGAAGCTTTATTTTATGAAGAAGGGGCGGTTTCTATCATCCTAGAAGATGCAGGAGATGAGCCTTTATTTGAACCATTACCTGGTGAAGAGCCATTATGGGGAGATGTGGTCATGACGGCGATTTTTGACACCAACTCTGACGACCGTTTTGCTGGCACAGACTTTGAAGGCATGGCAAGTCGCATCGCTGCCGAAGTAGGTGCAACTCGTTTTTGGACAACTCGTCTTGATGATAAAGATTGGTCTCGTGAATGGATGGTTCATTATCAACCTGTTCAATGTGCAGGCAACCTATGGATTGTTCCTGAATGGCTAGACGCTCCTGACCCAACCGCCATCAATCTCATCTTAGACCCTGGTCTTGCCTTTGGGACAGGTTATCATGCCACCACTCGCCTATGCTTAGATTGGTTGTCAGCACAGGATTTAACCGATAAAATCGTCATTGACTACGGTTGTGGCTCAGGTGTGCTAGGTGTAGCGGCACTACTGCTTGGGGCAAAAGCAGTATTTGCGGTGGACATTGACCCACAAGCAATCTTAGCCACCACTCAAAACGCTAAACTAAATGGCGTGGCTGATAGACTCACCGTCTTTTTGCCAACCGAATTTAGCGACTATCAAAAAAGCCATCAGCTACAAGCAGATACCATTACTGCCAATATCCTAGCCAAGCCCCTCATTGAGTTTGCACCATATTTTAACTCACTCCTAAAAAATGGCGGTAGCATTGTGTTGGCAGGTCTAATCTCCAATCAGACCCAATCAGTCATTGATGCTTATACACCATATTTTACGCTTGATGATGCCTTTAATTATAAACATGCAGACGATCATCATTGGCACCGATTATCTGGCATTAAAAAACAACACCACCTTACGCATCATCATATTGGCTTTTAATCTGGGCATTAAAAGCCAAATTTTTTTCTCTAATACAGGCTTAAGATAAGCAAAAGCACACCTAATGACCACCTGCTCAACTTATTGTATTTTTAATTTGTCTTTATCTTGCCAATCTGTTACAATTCATCAGAAAAACAAAACATTTTGTTTTTCATTGGTTCTTTTAATTCGTCTTATCTGCTGGACTACCAATGAAAACTTTTTTAGATAACTTCTTTCATCTTACCGAAAAAAACACCACCGCCAAGACCGAGCTCATCGCAGGCATCACCACATTTTTTACCATGGTGTACATTGTCTTTGTCAATCCGTCCATCTTGGGCGTGACAGGCATGGATACACAGGTCGTCTTTGTTACCACCTGCTTAATCGCTGCCTTTGGTACGATTGGTATCGGTCTATTTAGCAACCTACCCATTGCTCTTGCCCCTGCGATGGGGTTAAATGCCTTTTTTGCTTTTGTTGTCGTCTCAAAACTTGGCTACTCATGGCAAACAGGCATGGGAGCAATCTTTTGGGGGTCGGTAGGATTATTCTTACTCACCATTTTTGGGGTGCGTTATTGGCTGATGGCAAGCATTCCTTTGAGTCTGCGTGTTGGTATCAGTGCAGGCATCGGGCTATTCATTGCACTCATCGGCTTTAAAAACATGGGGTTGATCGTACCAAATGAAGCAACACTTGTTACTGTGGGTAATCTACATTCACCAACACTCCTAATGGGCGTACTTGGCTTTTTTATCATCGTGGCAATGGCTGCCAAAGGTCGTCATTCTGGCGTACTTGTCTCCATTGTGATTGTTACCGCCCTTGCACTCATCTTTGATGATCGTGTTCAGTTTACAGGGCAGATTCTATCCCTACCACCTGCCTTAACCCCTGTGGTCGGACAAGTGGATATCGTAGGGGCGTTAGATGTGGCATTACTCGGGATTATCTTCTCGTTTATGCTCGTCAACTTATTTGATTCATCAGGTACGCTGATTGCTGTTACTGACAAGGCGGGTTTTGCCGATAAGGACGGCAAATTCCCCAAAATGAAACAGGCTTTATTGGTGGACAGCACCAGTGCCGTAGTTGGTTCATATATGGGTACATCTGCCATCAGTACTTATATTGAAAGTGGTGCTGGTGTATCAGTGGGTGGTCGTACAGGGCTGACAGCTGTCGTGGTAGGTGTTTTGTTTTTACTCACCATTTTCTTCTCGCCTTTGGCAAGCATCGTTCCTGCCTATGCCACCGCAGGCTCACTGGTCTTCGTTGGCATCTTAATGGCAAGCAGTCTTATTAAAGTGCGTTGGGAAGACTTGACCGAAGCCACGCCTGCCTTTATTACGGCAGCGATGATGCCATTTACCTACTCCATCACCGAAGGGATTGCTTTTGGATTTATTAGCTACTGTGTCATGAAAATCGCCACAAATCGTTATAAAGAAATCAATGCACCTGTTGCTGTGGTTTCCTTGCTATTTATCATCAAATTTATCTGGGTAGGCTAAGTTAGCCAAGAACAGTCGCAAGCAAAAAGTCCAGCCATCATTGACTGGACTTTTTTTATTAACAGGCAAACAAGCCCATCTAGCACACAATAAAAACATGGCATAAAACACAGAAAATTGCATATAAGCACTCATCACCCCTTTATAAAACCCCGTCAAAATGCTATTATTAAATCTCGTATATGCTTAAGCAGTAATTGGCATATTAAGCCAGATATTCAACTGGGTGTTTAACTGGATGTTCAACCATTTTTATAAGGTGAGTTATGAGTTTTAAGCGTTTTGCACTGCTGTCAGTGTCAGATAAATCAGGAATTATCGACTTTGCCAAAGGACTGATTGATGCAGGCTTTGGCATTTTGTCTACTGGGGGTACATTTAAACTATTAACCGAATCAGGCATCAATGCCATTGAAGTCTCATCGCACACAGGATTTAGCGAGATGATGGATGGTCGTGTCAAAACCTTACACCCAAAGATTCATGGGGGGATATTGGGTCGTCGTGGTATTGATGATGAAGTCATGACCGCTCATGGCATTGACCGCATAGATATTGTCGCTGTCAATCTCTACCCATTTGCCGCTACGGTTGCCAAGCCTGATGTCAAAATGTCTGACGCCATTGAAAACATTGATATCGGCGGCCCTGCAATGGTGCGTTCTGCTGCCAAAAACCACGCTCATGTCGGCATCATCACCAATCCTGCCGACTATGCTCGCATCTTAAATGAAATTAACAACACGGGCAATATCAGCTACGCCACTCGTTTTGATTTGGCGGTAAAAGCCTTTGAACATACCGCAAATTATGATGGCATGATTGCTTCATTTTTTGGGGCAAGATTAAACAGCACCGCCACCCACCCAAGTGAGGACGCCACACCAACGGCTGATTTTGCTCGCACCTTTAACACGCAATTAAACAAAGCCCAAGATCTACGCTATGGCGAAAATCCACATCAAAAAGCCGCCTTCTATGTTGAAGCAAACGCCAAAGAAGCATCGGTCGCCACCGCCAAACAACTACAAGGCAAAGAGCTATCTTATAACAACATCGCTGATACCGATGCAGCTCTTGAATGCGTCAAATCATTCGTCAAGCCTGCTTGCGTCATTGTTAAGCACGCCAACCCTTGTGGCGTAGCACTATCAACCGATGGCATCTTAACAGCATACAACCTTGCCTATGAGACCGATCCAGAATCTGCCTTTGGTGGTATCATCGCCTTTAACCGTGAACTAGATGTTGATACCGCTCGCACCATTGTTGAGCGTCAATTTGTTGAGGTTATTATTGCCCCTGCCATCGCTGATGGCGTACTTGACATCACAGGCACCAAGAAAAATGTGCGTGTGTTGGTTTGTGGTGAATTGCCAGAACCTACTGAGCGTACTGCACAGCTTGACTACAAGCGTGTCAATGGCGGTCTGTTGATTCAAGACCAAGATTTGGGCATGATTACTAAGAATGATTTGCGTGTTGTTACCGAGCGAGCACCAACAGAAGCCGAGCTTGACGACCTTATCTTTGCTTGGAAAGTGGCAAAATATGTTAAATCCAACGCCATCGTTTATGCCAAGAACCGTCAAACTGTCGGTATTGGTGCAGGTCAAATGAGTCGTGTCAATTCTGCTCGCATCGCTGCCATCAAGGCTGAACACGCAGGGCTTGCTGTTGAAGGTGCGGTCATGGCATCAGATGCTTTCTTCCCCTTCCGAGATGGCATTGATAATGCCGCTGCTGCTGGCATCAAGTGCATCATTCAGCCAGGTGGCTCAATGCGTGATGATGAAACCATCGCCGCCGCTAACGAACACGGCATCGTCATGGTATTTACTGGTATGCGTCATTTCCGCCACTGATTGATTATTTATCATCAGTCAATAACAAAATAAAAGTTCCGTCATACTGGCGGAATTTTTATTTTATTTTGTATGACAGTAATAGTCAAGCACCTAAAATAACAATCCAACTCATAAAATCATCTGTATACGCATTATAAAGTTAGTTTAAAATATTGGCACAAGTTTTCTTGTATAAGGAAAATTAAGGTGTTTTTGTCATCATTTTATGATAGAATGTAGCAATTTATTCCATCAAAACAAAATCAAGAAGACCCTATGATTTCCCCAAAGATTAAAAACAAATTTTCCAATCACCCAGAAGTCGTCATGCGTCCCGTGCATTTGCGACTGTCTGAAGAAATCATCAGTCATCTAGAAGAGACGGCTGGTACACATGGTTTTAATCGCATTCAAGGCTTAATTCGTCTATACATTCGTCAAGGGCTAGACCGTGATAACTGTAATTACAACTTAGCGGATGATGTGCTATTTATTGAAAAGTTACGCAAAAAAGGCGTCAGCCAAAAAATCATCGATGAAGCACTGGCTGATGTCAATAAAAACTGCGACTTAGACCAATCCATCACTTAGGCCATAAATCAATAAAAAACGCACTTTAATAAGTGCGTTTTTTATTGATGGCGGTGCTTGTTATTGCAACTGTGCATCTTGTCCCAAAATACCAATCTTAATTCCCTGCCCCAGACCTTTACCCATCTGCACCCCAAAACGGTCAAAAAACTGCTTAACAGGGTCAATATAGCTATAATTCACCGATTCCAGTTTTAGCTGTTTTTCTAGTTGCGACATACCACCAATCTTATCTGCCAAACCCAGCTCAACAGACTGCTTACCCGTCCAAAATAGCCCTGTAAATATCTGATTTTGCTCAGGGTTTTTTAGGCGATCTCCACGACCCTTTTTAACCGCTTCAATGAAATTTTGATGCGTATCATTTAGCAGACTCTGCACATGGGTACGCTCAATCTCATTCATCGGTCTTGACATGGATAAGATATCCTTGTATTCGCCCGCGGTTAAAGTACGATCAGCAATGCCCGCCTTATCCAACAGTCGCTCAATATTATACCCAGACATGATCACACCGATAGAGCCAACCAAACTAGATGGATTTACCCAAATCTCATCGGCCGCCGATGCGATATAATACGCTCCTGATGCACCTGTATCACCAATGATGGCGTAAAGTTTTTTATCAGGATACTCTGCTTTTAGCTCCATTGCCATCTGCCATACTTCATCAGACTGCACAGGCGAACCACCAGGCGAATTAATAGCCAGTGCCACCGCTTTGGCATTGGTATTCTCAAATGCTTCTTGCAAGGCAGCATTGATATGATGTGCACTGGTTTCACTATTTGGCATGATCGCCCCTTGTACATCAACCACCGCTAAATGTGGCTCACCAATACCCATTGGCACACCTGCTTTAGTGTTAGTTGTTGTACAGCCCCTACCCAAAAATAACACAAAAAACACCACATAAGCAAAAGTTAATAATTTAAAAAATATGCTCCAACGACGAGCTCTCTTTTGCTCTTCAATGCCCGCCATCATGGTT
Coding sequences:
- the purH gene encoding bifunctional phosphoribosylaminoimidazolecarboxamide formyltransferase/IMP cyclohydrolase, which encodes MSFKRFALLSVSDKSGIIDFAKGLIDAGFGILSTGGTFKLLTESGINAIEVSSHTGFSEMMDGRVKTLHPKIHGGILGRRGIDDEVMTAHGIDRIDIVAVNLYPFAATVAKPDVKMSDAIENIDIGGPAMVRSAAKNHAHVGIITNPADYARILNEINNTGNISYATRFDLAVKAFEHTANYDGMIASFFGARLNSTATHPSEDATPTADFARTFNTQLNKAQDLRYGENPHQKAAFYVEANAKEASVATAKQLQGKELSYNNIADTDAALECVKSFVKPACVIVKHANPCGVALSTDGILTAYNLAYETDPESAFGGIIAFNRELDVDTARTIVERQFVEVIIAPAIADGVLDITGTKKNVRVLVCGELPEPTERTAQLDYKRVNGGLLIQDQDLGMITKNDLRVVTERAPTEAELDDLIFAWKVAKYVKSNAIVYAKNRQTVGIGAGQMSRVNSARIAAIKAEHAGLAVEGAVMASDAFFPFRDGIDNAAAAGIKCIIQPGGSMRDDETIAAANEHGIVMVFTGMRHFRH
- a CDS encoding CopG family transcriptional regulator, which gives rise to MISPKIKNKFSNHPEVVMRPVHLRLSEEIISHLEETAGTHGFNRIQGLIRLYIRQGLDRDNCNYNLADDVLFIEKLRKKGVSQKIIDEALADVNKNCDLDQSIT
- the prmA gene encoding 50S ribosomal protein L11 methyltransferase, with translation MSWQQLHLQCSQDKVELAEALFYEEGAVSIILEDAGDEPLFEPLPGEEPLWGDVVMTAIFDTNSDDRFAGTDFEGMASRIAAEVGATRFWTTRLDDKDWSREWMVHYQPVQCAGNLWIVPEWLDAPDPTAINLILDPGLAFGTGYHATTRLCLDWLSAQDLTDKIVIDYGCGSGVLGVAALLLGAKAVFAVDIDPQAILATTQNAKLNGVADRLTVFLPTEFSDYQKSHQLQADTITANILAKPLIEFAPYFNSLLKNGGSIVLAGLISNQTQSVIDAYTPYFTLDDAFNYKHADDHHWHRLSGIKKQHHLTHHHIGF
- the sppA gene encoding signal peptide peptidase SppA yields the protein MVWPPNPHQSPSSSANTPKSSPTSPEWQLIEKTMMAGIEEQKRARRWSIFFKLLTFAYVVFFVLFLGRGCTTTNTKAGVPMGIGEPHLAVVDVQGAIMPNSETSAHHINAALQEAFENTNAKAVALAINSPGGSPVQSDEVWQMAMELKAEYPDKKLYAIIGDTGASGAYYIASAADEIWVNPSSLVGSIGVIMSGYNIERLLDKAGIADRTLTAGEYKDILSMSRPMNEIERTHVQSLLNDTHQNFIEAVKKGRGDRLKNPEQNQIFTGLFWTGKQSVELGLADKIGGMSQLEKQLKLESVNYSYIDPVKQFFDRFGVQMGKGLGQGIKIGILGQDAQLQ
- a CDS encoding NCS2 family permease, with product MKTFLDNFFHLTEKNTTAKTELIAGITTFFTMVYIVFVNPSILGVTGMDTQVVFVTTCLIAAFGTIGIGLFSNLPIALAPAMGLNAFFAFVVVSKLGYSWQTGMGAIFWGSVGLFLLTIFGVRYWLMASIPLSLRVGISAGIGLFIALIGFKNMGLIVPNEATLVTVGNLHSPTLLMGVLGFFIIVAMAAKGRHSGVLVSIVIVTALALIFDDRVQFTGQILSLPPALTPVVGQVDIVGALDVALLGIIFSFMLVNLFDSSGTLIAVTDKAGFADKDGKFPKMKQALLVDSTSAVVGSYMGTSAISTYIESGAGVSVGGRTGLTAVVVGVLFLLTIFFSPLASIVPAYATAGSLVFVGILMASSLIKVRWEDLTEATPAFITAAMMPFTYSITEGIAFGFISYCVMKIATNRYKEINAPVAVVSLLFIIKFIWVG
- the mrcB gene encoding penicillin-binding protein 1B, with protein sequence MLTKPPHLPHSHLDNHTPKQQQGSVLGFIVLVVVLAAMILLGLYVFYLNSVIINKFENRRWDIPATVYSRPLELSPNAPLSQTDLDSWLKLLNYTKNSTKQGGYQQQGATYTIYTRGFDYGDGDIEPKQTIKISFSNGKITSLQTSHPTTKGMLRLEPVNVGGIYPQNNEDRILLDKDSLPKHLIDALIATEDRNFYEHHGISLRGTARAILSNLTGGQRQGGSTITQQLVKNFYLNSERSLKRKANEAIMALLLELHYDKNEILLAYLNEINLGQNGNRSVNGFGIASQFYFNKPLSELRLDQYALLVGIAKGSSYYNPKKHPKRATDRRNTVLHNMLTIGKISQSEYDNAIQKPLDVVKTPIIAKSRFPDFFDAISRELKAYYKEEDLQNRGLRIISTLDPIAQNHANNAVINGTKNPLQAALVSANPNTGEVVALVGGRGDFTGFNRAIDAKRQVGSLLKPVIYLTALQSGRYNLASSVDDSPTNYNIDGQSWTPRNYGGISHGATPLTKALAHSYNQAAVNLGMEFGLHNFQKQLQALGINQSLPPYPSILLGAVDLTAMDILGVYQIFATGGVSTPLHTINKVIDDKGVILQNSDQRTQIRLSPEATYLTNYAMQQVFIQGTAKAGNFNSSLNLAGKTGTTNDGRDAWFAGYSGNYVSVVWVGLDNNKPLGLTGSSHALPIWRRFMQSLNHTPVQLDQPSGIEWQWLDNGTGLLSQEYCQHAVRLPIIRQYTPAQYANCVIDGFGNDVAYVENGWIDTDMIHQEYHDGYGEESVAPQEHRHAPNEQIDLIENESMAY